A single region of the Salvia miltiorrhiza cultivar Shanhuang (shh) chromosome 8, IMPLAD_Smil_shh, whole genome shotgun sequence genome encodes:
- the LOC131001760 gene encoding uncharacterized protein LOC131001760, whose amino-acid sequence MTIWVFYCRAQDSGVVERFWHRFEQFLEASSRPPPSRRRPRPHGARRANLGEISEGRPRRRRPTAAAVHGVGPLNSLLWRASNSLLGATSLLEAGSDSSGSGETSLLASIPLLGETSMLATIPLLGETSLLAAIPLLGETSMLAAISLLGETSLLAAIPLLGETSLLAAIPLVRRAAIPLAPPTPLDSAALEDSAPLEWRTRPRWP is encoded by the coding sequence atgactaTTTGGGTGTTCTACTGTCGTGCGCAGGATTCGGGAGTTGTTGAGCGTTTTTGGCATCGTTTCGAGCAATTTTTGGAAGcaagctcacggccgccgccgtcaagacgccggccgcggccccacggcgcgcgccgtgcaaATCTGGGAGAAATCAGCGAAGGCAggccacggcggcgccgtcccacggcggccgccgtccacggtgTTGGACCTTTgaattcgctgctctggagggcttcgaattctctgctcggggcgacttccctgctcgaAGCGGggagcgattcctctggcagcggggaaACTTCCTtgctcgcctcgattcctctgctcggggagACTTCCATGCTCGccacgattcctctgctcggggagACTTctctgctcgccgcgattcctctgctcggggagACTTCCATGCTCGCcgcgatttctctgctcggggagacttccctgctcgctgcgattcctctgctcggggagacttccctgctcgccgcgattcctctggtcaGGAgagccgcgattcctctggcgcctccgACTCCGCTGGACTCCGCTGCACTGGAGGACTCGGCCCCGCTGGAATGGAGGACTCGGCCCCGCTGGCCTTGA
- the LOC131001761 gene encoding protein C2-DOMAIN ABA-RELATED 5-like — MDNILGLLRIKVVRGFKLAKRDARSSDPYVIVRMDKQKLKTRVVKKNLNPEWNEELTLTIADPNQPIKLQVYDRDTFTLDDKMGDAEFDIKELVRVLKMQLENVPSGTLITKVVPNRDNCLSEASSIIWENGKVTQNMVLRLRNVECGEVELHLHWINVPGSRSL, encoded by the exons ATGGATAACATTTTGGGTTTGCTAAGGATTAAAGTTGTGAGAGGCTTCAAACTGGCTAAAAGAGATGCCAGAAGCAGCGATCCTTATGTGATTGTTCGGATGGACAAGCAG AAACTAAAGACTCGCGTGGTGAAGAAGAATCTGAACCCCGAATGGAACGAAGAGCTCACTCTGACCATCGCCGATCCAAACCAGCCCATCAAGCTG CAAGTTTACGACAGAGACACGTTCACTCTGGACGACAAAATGGGGGATGCAGAGTTCGACATCAAAGAGCTGGTGAGGGTGCTGAAGATGCAGTTGGAGAATGTTCCAAGTGGGACACTCATCACCAAGGTTGTGCCCAACAGGGACAACTGCTTGTCGGAAGCCAGCTCTATTATCTGGGAAAATGGGAAAGTCACGCAGAATATGGTGTTGAGATTGAGGAATGTTGAGTGTGGAGAAGTTGAGCTGCACCTGCACTGGATAAATGTCCCTGGCTCTAGATCTCTCTAA